A window of Flavobacterium flavigenum contains these coding sequences:
- a CDS encoding DUF4133 domain-containing protein gives MANSIYPINKGINKSIEFKGLKAQYIWYLGGGAVALMIVFAVLYIIGVPSLLCVGLIGASGGFLVFKIYRMSNKYGEHGMMKALAAKQIPKCIKAYSRAVFTKL, from the coding sequence ATGGCCAATAGTATTTACCCGATCAACAAGGGAATCAACAAAAGCATAGAATTCAAAGGACTGAAGGCGCAGTATATCTGGTATCTGGGTGGAGGCGCAGTTGCACTTATGATTGTCTTTGCCGTCCTGTATATAATCGGCGTGCCTTCACTGTTATGCGTTGGTCTTATAGGCGCATCAGGCGGTTTTCTTGTCTTCAAGATTTACAGGATGAGCAATAAGTATGGTGAGCACGGCATGATGAAAGCACTGGCTGCAAAACAGATTCCAAAATGCATTAAGGCATACAGCAGGGCTGTATTTACAAAGTTATAG
- a CDS encoding DUF4134 domain-containing protein yields MEKCSWKLKCFWKKNKVQATSILLLLLINGTGYAQDGVAGINEANQKVRSYFDAGTELMYAVGAILGLIGAVKVYQKWNAGDPDTGKVAAAWFGSCVFLVVVATVIKSFFGV; encoded by the coding sequence ATGGAAAAATGTAGCTGGAAATTAAAGTGTTTTTGGAAAAAGAATAAAGTGCAGGCCACTTCAATTCTTTTATTGCTGCTGATTAATGGCACGGGATACGCACAAGACGGTGTGGCGGGAATCAATGAAGCCAACCAAAAAGTGAGAAGTTATTTTGATGCAGGCACCGAGCTTATGTATGCGGTAGGTGCCATACTCGGCCTTATCGGCGCTGTCAAGGTATATCAAAAGTGGAATGCTGGGGATCCTGATACAGGAAAGGTTGCTGCTGCCTGGTTTGGAAGCTGTGTCTTTTTAGTTGTGGTGGCTACGGTAATTAAATCTTTTTTCGGCGTTTAG
- a CDS encoding P-loop NTPase fold protein, producing the protein MKQLNDIIDFYLTHDSNYAVMITGDWGIGKTYYFRNTLAQKIEQIPTFANAAKKYKPVIISLFGLSTIEEIQTEIFLSIYPLLKNKSVKLGASIGKALIKGVLKLHGLDEYGKIFSDVETNKNDWINFNEIVVCFDDFERLSGKLSIDELIGFINSLVETESIKVIILANEDKIVPKNYFTLKEKIVGNSIEFIQDISSAFDSLIKDKFSGFPKYLKFLEEHKKFIIETFCKQSNNLRVLIFILTYFQTIFSSYENQLSSADILRKHEKEIMPRLIKFAIFTGLLYKMGEISFKKRDKIEEVFFIKRSDQYWNNADSDGNKGKDRRDKVEKVMDKIYKNDLYVFFPSIYDFLTGGTVFNPDGLIFELKTYLHVHDNDISPAYDVLSKLNYPKVFVLNDSDYKFYTKQMLDYAKKGDYSLEECLVIFSFSVRFNNPLNLDFDSLESGIIKGLKKGAHSFSYAPSLSYNLAVDSSSPHKTHLINIRNAAVVINEKLGIALDNRKFKEVENLYKKDFEKFYSQMSDKNVPISREAVLKTFNVREFYNFFLKSNGDVKWKIINMLKERYPVYPSSVLKPEISFLEELLSKADKKARSLSAKGISLFLYNEFSDVLKEAVTRIREEN; encoded by the coding sequence ATGAAACAGCTAAATGATATAATTGACTTTTATTTGACCCATGATTCAAATTATGCCGTAATGATTACAGGGGACTGGGGAATTGGAAAGACTTATTATTTTAGAAATACACTTGCACAAAAAATTGAGCAGATACCAACATTTGCAAATGCAGCAAAAAAATACAAACCAGTAATTATTTCATTATTTGGATTGTCTACAATAGAAGAAATTCAGACAGAAATATTTTTGTCAATTTATCCCCTTTTAAAAAACAAATCCGTAAAGCTGGGAGCCAGTATAGGTAAGGCCCTGATAAAGGGAGTTCTGAAACTTCATGGTTTAGATGAGTATGGTAAGATTTTTTCAGATGTTGAAACCAATAAAAATGACTGGATTAATTTTAATGAAATTGTAGTCTGTTTTGATGATTTTGAAAGATTAAGCGGAAAACTAAGTATTGATGAATTGATAGGCTTCATAAATTCTCTGGTTGAGACTGAGAGTATAAAGGTTATAATATTAGCAAATGAAGATAAAATAGTGCCTAAGAATTATTTTACGCTGAAAGAAAAAATAGTTGGAAACAGTATTGAGTTTATTCAGGATATCAGTTCAGCTTTTGACAGCTTGATTAAGGATAAATTTTCTGGATTCCCGAAATACTTAAAATTTCTGGAAGAGCACAAAAAATTTATCATAGAAACATTTTGTAAACAGTCAAATAATCTGCGGGTTTTAATTTTTATACTAACCTATTTTCAAACAATTTTTTCCAGTTATGAAAACCAGCTTTCTTCGGCTGATATTCTTAGGAAACACGAAAAAGAGATTATGCCTCGGCTGATCAAGTTTGCAATATTTACCGGATTATTGTACAAGATGGGCGAAATAAGTTTTAAAAAAAGAGATAAGATCGAAGAAGTATTTTTTATTAAACGCAGCGATCAGTATTGGAATAATGCGGATTCAGACGGTAATAAAGGAAAAGACAGGAGAGATAAGGTTGAGAAAGTTATGGATAAAATTTATAAAAATGATTTGTATGTTTTTTTTCCTTCGATTTACGATTTTTTAACTGGTGGCACTGTATTTAATCCCGACGGTCTGATTTTTGAACTTAAAACGTATCTTCATGTCCACGATAATGATATTTCGCCTGCCTATGATGTGTTAAGTAAATTAAATTATCCTAAAGTTTTTGTTCTTAACGACAGTGATTACAAATTCTACACTAAACAAATGCTGGATTATGCCAAAAAAGGGGACTACAGTCTTGAAGAATGCCTTGTGATTTTTTCTTTTTCGGTACGTTTTAATAATCCTTTAAACCTGGATTTTGATAGTCTGGAATCTGGAATAATAAAAGGTTTAAAAAAAGGTGCGCACAGTTTTTCTTATGCGCCGTCCCTTTCTTATAATCTGGCAGTTGATAGTTCCTCTCCTCATAAAACACATTTAATTAATATAAGGAATGCTGCAGTAGTAATTAACGAAAAATTAGGTATAGCTTTAGATAATAGGAAGTTTAAAGAAGTAGAAAACTTGTATAAGAAAGATTTTGAGAAGTTTTATTCACAGATGTCGGACAAAAATGTTCCAATATCTCGGGAAGCAGTTCTCAAAACATTTAATGTGCGCGAATTTTACAATTTCTTCCTAAAATCAAACGGTGATGTAAAATGGAAAATTATCAATATGCTTAAAGAGAGATATCCGGTATATCCTTCTTCTGTTTTGAAGCCTGAAATAAGTTTTTTAGAAGAATTATTATCAAAAGCGGATAAAAAAGCCAGGTCTTTATCCGCAAAAGGAATCTCTCTATTTTTGTATAATGAATTTTCTGATGTGCTTAAGGAGGCCGTAACGAGAATAAGGGAAGAAAATTGA
- a CDS encoding helix-turn-helix domain-containing protein, with product MTFRKSKYKTAGIQLCVFENLLSKHIAAHLIPQEYSTVLIINTGAAVISINSRKVHLFINELIVIPKRSDCEILLMSRGLCISTLSFTSEFAFDNSIRWPHIGYFNFFTAQYASKIFLKKKDLKNLMYLLALVNYNLKISNSRVFKKELILLSFNLFLYELAGHYYRSSWNEKVKYSSAEKIALQFFRLLEIHCRKQHSVKFYADALNISSGHLTKTIKQITEITAKQCIENALILEAKILLQNNDLTILSISEALLFANTSFFSNFFKRHTSMSPSEYRLKLHSTN from the coding sequence TTGACGTTTAGAAAATCAAAATATAAAACTGCGGGAATCCAATTATGCGTTTTTGAAAATTTACTTTCCAAACACATTGCAGCGCATCTAATACCGCAGGAATATTCCACTGTGCTGATTATAAATACAGGTGCTGCTGTAATAAGCATTAACAGCAGAAAAGTGCATTTATTCATCAATGAACTGATAGTGATACCAAAAAGATCAGACTGCGAAATTCTACTTATGAGCAGAGGTTTATGCATATCAACTTTATCTTTCACCTCAGAATTTGCATTTGACAACAGTATCAGATGGCCGCATATTGGGTATTTCAATTTTTTCACCGCCCAATATGCGTCTAAAATATTCCTGAAGAAAAAAGATCTTAAAAACCTGATGTATTTATTAGCCTTAGTGAATTACAATCTAAAAATCTCAAATTCCCGTGTTTTTAAAAAAGAATTAATTCTACTGAGCTTTAATCTTTTTCTTTATGAACTTGCCGGCCATTATTACAGAAGTTCCTGGAATGAAAAGGTAAAATATTCCAGTGCAGAAAAAATTGCACTCCAATTTTTCAGATTATTAGAAATACACTGCAGAAAACAGCACAGTGTTAAGTTCTACGCGGATGCCCTGAATATATCCTCTGGGCATCTTACTAAAACAATCAAACAGATTACAGAAATAACCGCTAAGCAGTGCATTGAAAATGCACTAATCCTCGAAGCTAAAATTTTACTTCAAAATAATGATTTAACAATCCTTAGTATCTCTGAAGCACTACTATTTGCAAACACTTCTTTCTTTAGTAATTTTTTTAAAAGACATACTTCAATGTCCCCTTCGGAATATCGTTTAAAATTACATTCAACAAACTGA
- a CDS encoding AraC family transcriptional regulator — protein sequence MSKKYIIFAVLCMADQFYGQEKDSKISDSLQKKNYDYLFERIEASEDDQQMQAYYLQYFLKKAKAENNPEEMLNGYKNFLHYSTDNLKLAYADSMIYTAKKARDNALIGSAYLSKGIVYYARKKHKYALDNYLIADKYISKTDDKYLLHKVKYNIALIKYYLGYYDEAVSLLNECIDYFKDKNSRAYLNSLHSLGLCYNKIGNYGLCSEINQKGMEEGRRLSNEDMKVYFMHSEGINQYFKNNYSDALKNINAAIPEIIQNKDFANESVGYFYMGKSYWDLHKTEKAIPYFMKVDRIFESRNYIRPDLRQNYELLIKYYKGKQNLSRELFYIKKLLKADSVLSGRYVYLSSRIRKVYDTKELIEDKKKIEDLFSQRKYSDFISGTIIVTLFSGLLFFAAKHFKNKKLYKLKVQEIMNEKSSPEPGIQHRNTAKGIDDISKETVEEILRKLDKFESDKKFLLKDLNAAKLAAILNSNPKYLSSIIRHYRGKKFVNYISDLKIDHILALLKENKKIRKYSNKALADEAGFSSTQKFAQAFHAKTGCPTSFFIKEINKTSI from the coding sequence ATGAGCAAGAAGTATATAATATTCGCAGTTCTCTGCATGGCGGACCAATTTTACGGGCAGGAAAAAGATTCTAAAATTTCAGATTCTCTTCAGAAAAAAAATTATGACTACCTCTTCGAGCGTATTGAAGCATCGGAAGATGACCAGCAGATGCAGGCCTATTACCTGCAGTATTTTTTAAAAAAAGCTAAAGCGGAAAATAATCCGGAAGAAATGCTGAATGGGTATAAAAATTTTCTGCACTATTCGACAGATAATTTAAAGCTGGCCTATGCTGACAGCATGATTTATACAGCGAAAAAAGCACGCGATAATGCCCTTATAGGCTCGGCTTATCTTTCCAAGGGTATTGTGTATTACGCTCGGAAAAAGCATAAATATGCTCTTGATAATTATCTCATTGCCGATAAGTATATTTCCAAAACTGATGACAAGTACCTTTTACATAAGGTTAAATACAATATTGCGCTTATAAAATACTATCTGGGATATTATGATGAGGCCGTTTCTCTCTTAAATGAATGCATTGATTATTTTAAAGATAAAAATTCAAGGGCATACCTGAATTCGCTGCATTCGCTTGGTTTGTGTTATAATAAAATCGGCAATTACGGTCTGTGTTCTGAAATAAACCAGAAAGGCATGGAAGAGGGCCGCAGACTCTCCAATGAGGATATGAAAGTGTACTTTATGCATTCCGAAGGGATCAATCAGTATTTCAAAAACAACTATTCAGACGCGCTCAAAAATATCAATGCAGCAATACCTGAGATCATTCAAAACAAAGATTTTGCAAATGAATCTGTTGGATATTTCTACATGGGAAAAAGTTACTGGGATCTGCATAAGACAGAAAAAGCTATTCCATATTTTATGAAAGTGGACAGGATTTTTGAAAGCAGAAACTACATTCGCCCTGATCTCAGGCAGAATTATGAACTGCTTATCAAATACTACAAAGGGAAACAGAATCTGAGCCGAGAACTTTTTTACATTAAAAAACTGCTGAAAGCAGACAGTGTGCTCAGTGGCAGATATGTTTATCTCTCCAGCAGAATACGAAAGGTCTATGATACAAAAGAGCTAATAGAGGATAAAAAGAAGATTGAGGATCTTTTCAGTCAAAGAAAATACAGTGACTTTATTTCCGGCACCATTATAGTAACTCTTTTTTCAGGGCTTCTTTTCTTTGCCGCAAAACACTTCAAAAATAAGAAATTGTACAAATTGAAGGTGCAGGAAATAATGAATGAAAAGAGTTCTCCTGAGCCAGGAATCCAGCACAGAAATACGGCAAAAGGCATTGATGATATCAGTAAGGAAACCGTGGAAGAGATACTCAGGAAGCTGGATAAATTTGAAAGCGATAAAAAGTTTCTCCTAAAGGATCTCAATGCGGCAAAGCTGGCAGCTATTTTAAATTCCAACCCAAAATATCTGTCCAGTATTATCCGGCACTATAGAGGCAAAAAGTTTGTAAACTATATCAGCGACCTGAAAATAGACCACATTCTGGCTTTGCTGAAAGAAAATAAAAAGATAAGAAAGTATTCCAATAAAGCATTAGCAGATGAGGCAGGTTTTAGCAGCACACAGAAATTCGCTCAGGCTTTTCATGCCAAAACCGGATGCCCCACCTCATTTTTTATTAAGGAAATCAATAAGACTTCAATATAG
- a CDS encoding histone H1 produces the protein MKDLVAKINAEIETFKAESESLIEKGVKAAGARARKSTLEIEKLLKEFRKVSIEESKK, from the coding sequence ATGAAAGATTTAGTAGCAAAAATAAACGCTGAAATCGAAACATTTAAAGCAGAATCTGAATCTTTAATTGAAAAAGGCGTTAAAGCAGCAGGGGCAAGAGCCCGCAAATCAACATTGGAAATTGAAAAATTGTTAAAAGAGTTTAGAAAAGTTTCTATTGAGGAGTCAAAGAAATAA